In Necator americanus strain Aroian chromosome IV, whole genome shotgun sequence, the following proteins share a genomic window:
- a CDS encoding hypothetical protein (NECATOR_CHRIV.G14353.T1) → MQLCFTFIDLKKAFDSVETEAVVEALDNQGVPTQYIKGDTISPKIFTATLENAMRKLEWDDMGVKFDGRQLHHLRFADDIVSITPSISQAERDDVHTQRMGPGCPILAHRSDHIRMQLSYLGRELNMKNDLTRAGQEETSGLGSI, encoded by the exons ATGCAGCTCTGtttcaccttcatcgacttgaagaaggccttcgactcagttgagacggaagcggtcgtggaagccttggacaaccaaggcgtccctactcagtacataaag GgcgatacaatctcacccaaaatattcacagccaccctcgagaacgcaatgcgaaagttggaatgggacgacatgggagtgaagtttgatggtcggcagctacaccatttgcgctttgctgatgatatCGTAtcgataacacctagcatcagccaagcggaacgagaCGATGTTCATACGCAACGGATGGGTCCCGGATGCCCCATTCTCGCTCATCGGAGCGATCATATCCGAATGCAGCTAagttatctgggtcgggaattgaacatgaagaacgacctaacccgagctgggcaggaagagacgagcggcttgggaagcatataa
- a CDS encoding hypothetical protein (NECATOR_CHRIV.G14352.T1) yields the protein MDTIDEEYDRLVEHLHDCAKKAESFRTTKKRLSLKTLELMRQRGAAQAAGNQARRPSSQGFAERRGFPVRNTTRYHVGKKSYAVRSRQNKARTPEEPSASTHQHPGEALYTLPVEMQDS from the exons ATGGACaccatcgacgaggaatatgaccggcttgttgaacaccttcacgactgcgcgaagaaggctgagagttttagaACCACCAAGAAACGCCTGTCTCttaaaactcttgagctgatgcggcagcgtggagcagcacaaGCCGCAGGAAACCAAGCTcgacgtccgagctcgcaaggctttgcagagaggcg aggttttcccgtccgaaatacgacacgTTATCATGttggtaagaaatcgtacgccgtccggtcccgacagaataaggccagaacacctgaagaaccttccgccagtactcatcaacaccctggcgaggctctttacacgttacctgtcgagATGCAAGATTCCTAA
- a CDS encoding hypothetical protein (NECATOR_CHRIV.G14351.T1), with protein sequence MTMCTYKARMLASEMAIEDLIMQTKEIKYDVIGLTETRRRHPLNAVYETGEELFLETCDSRGVGGVGVLVNTSTAKNSDSFEQLTTQNGRMQMRRSGPTPALTIFVAYAPTSSCEEEVEAFYVDLENFYREDHAFYNVIIRDSNAKAGPRRTLMELHIGTHGLQWNEQDRGSPSSS encoded by the coding sequence atgacgatgtGTACTTATAAAGCACGTATGCTTGCATCGGAAatggccatcgaagatctgataatGCAAACCAAggagattaagtacgacgtcatcggtctgaccgagacgagacgacgtcaccctctcaacgccgtatatgaaactggagaagaactgttcttagaaacatgcgacagtagaggtgttggtggagttggcgtcctcgtcaacacgagtacgGCAAAGAACagcgactctttcgaacaacttacgacccaaAACGGACGCATGCAGATGAGGAGaagtggtccaacaccagctttgacaatcttcgtcgcttatgctccaacatcaagctgcgaagaagaagtcgaagctttctatgtGGACCTGGAGAACTTTTACCgtgaagatcatgccttctacaacgTCATAATTCGCGATTCCAACGCCAAAgctggcccaagaagaacgcttATGGagcttcacatcgggacccacggccttcAGTGGAATGAACAGGatagaggctctccgagttcatcatga